A part of Meleagris gallopavo isolate NT-WF06-2002-E0010 breed Aviagen turkey brand Nicholas breeding stock chromosome 26, Turkey_5.1, whole genome shotgun sequence genomic DNA contains:
- the PKNOX2 gene encoding LOW QUALITY PROTEIN: homeobox protein PKNOX2 (The sequence of the model RefSeq protein was modified relative to this genomic sequence to represent the inferred CDS: inserted 1 base in 1 codon), which translates to MHHVSPAPALTMMATQTVPPPPYQDSPQMTATAQQPSKAQPVHLSAAPAPTAAVPPAAGDPQAQLEADKRAVYRHPLFPLLTLLFEKCEQATQGSECITSASFDVDIENFVHQQEQEHKPFFSDDPELDNLMVKAIQVLRIHLLELEKVNELCKDFCNRYITCLKTKMHSDNLLRNDLGGPYSPNPSSISLHPQEMLQSSPAALPAASNXPPGIVVPAAALPPGNLAMGSGAGSPAVPGGALYQPVTMVTSQGQVLAQAIAPGALQIPNAQVNLDLTSLLDGEDKKSKNKRGVLPKHATNIMRSWLFQHLMHPYPTEDEKRQIAAQTNLTLLQVNNWFINARRRILQPMLDASNPDPAPKAKKIKSQHRPTQRFWPNSIAAGVLQQQGGNSGTNPDGSLAMDNLQPLSSATATMAMQQAMLAAHEDSLDGTEEDDDEEDEDEMEEEEEEEEELEEEPGGLPTAPGANLGLDHSDSLE; encoded by the exons ATGCACCATGTCTCCCCGGCGCCGGCTCTGACGATGATGGCCACCCAGACGGTGCCCCCTCCTCCCTATCAAGACAGCCCACAG ATGACGgccacagcccagcagcccaGCAAGGCTCAGCCCGTGCACCTCTCCGCCGCGCCGGCTCCCACCGCTGCCGTCCCCCCCGCAGCCGGCGACCCGCAGGCGCAGCTGGAGGCCGACAAGCGAGCTGTCTACAG GCACCCACTATTCCCGCTGCTTACGCTGCTCTTTGAGAAGTGTGAGCAGGCAACCCAGGGCTCCGAGTGCATCACCTCAGCCAGCTTCGACGTCGACATTGAGAACTTTGTccaccagcaggagcaggagcacAAACCTTTCTTCAGTGATGACCCTGAGCTGGACAACCTG ATGGTGAAGGCAATCCAGGTGCTGCGCATCCACCTCCTGGAGCTGGAGAAGGTCAACGAATTGTGCAAGGACTTTTGCAACCGCTACATCACCTGCCTCAAAACCAAGATGCACAGTGACAACCTACTCAGGAACGACCTGGGGGGTCCCTACTCCCCCAACCCTTCCTCCATCAGCCTCCACCCTCAG gagatgctgcagagcTCACCTGCGGCGCTCCCGGCCGCCTCCA CCCCCCCGGGCATCGTGGTGCCTGCAGCTGCGCTGCCCCCGGGCAACCTGGCCATGGGCAGCGGGGCTGGATCGCCCGCCGTGCCAG GTGGAGCCCTGTACCAGCCCGTGACGATGGTGACATCTCAGGGCCAGGTCCTTGCCCAAGCCATCGCCCCTGGTGCCCTGCAGATCCCCAACGCCCAG GTGAACCTGGATCTCACCTCACTCCTTGATGGCGAGGACAAGAAGTCCAAGAACAAGCGGGGTGTTCTGCCCAAACATGCCACCAACATCATGCGTTCCtggctcttccagcacctcatg CACCCCTATCCCACGGAGGATGAGAAGAGGCAAATTGCTGCCCAAACCAACCTGACCCTCTTACAAGTCAATAACTG gTTCATCAACGCCCGCCGGCGCATCCTGCAACCAATGCTTGATGCCAGCAACCCAGACCCAGCCCCTAAAGCCAAGAAAATCAAATCTCAGCACCGGCCCACCCAGCGGTTCTGGCCCAACTCCATCGCTGCTGGTGTCCTTCAGCAGCAAGGTGGCAATTCAGGGACGAATCCTGACG GCTCCCTTGCCATGGACAACCTGCAGCCCCTCTCATCAGCCACGGCCACCATGGCCATGCAGCAGGCCATGCTTGCAGCTCACGAGGACTCCCTAGATGGCACTGAGGAGGACGACGATgaggaggatgaggatgagatggaggaggaggaagaggaggaagaggagctggaggaagagccCGGTGGCCTCCCGACTGCGCCTGGCGCTAACCTTGGCTTGGACCACAGTGACTCACTGGAGTAG